A window of the Bradyrhizobium diazoefficiens genome harbors these coding sequences:
- a CDS encoding thermonuclease family protein yields MPVGLLEVEGTIEVSQFWPEGRSDADTTKVVVDVAPDAIRFRKNDSSPFQPTHVFDNAKVKGRTNTAPIKNGKLTIRLQGIDAPELHYMPAPLSPAEKKGLLDAKRQAYHEVTHSYRQFLGATSTKALHDFLASTGEATLACRVFTHVDAPNEVFDTYGRMVGDIEVTVANKTVDINRWLVEQGFAYPTFYSSMNDDEIKAFLALTKTARTKKLPVWKHLAKTIPAFDFDLREPKKNETDVLATDKGPVILPKLFRRYTNWSARKKAKITSQNFQKFLGEGSGGKPDTCYEIDDFLTNGVHSATPRNFAEFVEGGKTIKFQPDGLVFGEAPSTLVGADGKVITGF; encoded by the coding sequence ATGCCGGTTGGATTGCTGGAAGTCGAAGGCACGATCGAGGTCAGCCAGTTCTGGCCCGAGGGACGGTCCGATGCCGACACCACGAAGGTCGTGGTGGACGTCGCCCCCGACGCGATCCGCTTCCGCAAAAACGATTCATCGCCATTCCAGCCGACCCACGTCTTCGACAATGCCAAGGTCAAAGGGCGAACCAACACGGCGCCGATCAAGAACGGCAAGCTCACCATCCGGCTCCAGGGCATCGACGCCCCCGAACTGCACTATATGCCGGCGCCGCTCTCGCCCGCCGAGAAGAAGGGCCTGCTAGATGCCAAGCGGCAGGCCTATCACGAGGTCACGCACTCCTACCGGCAATTCCTCGGCGCGACCTCGACCAAGGCGCTGCATGACTTCCTCGCCAGCACCGGCGAGGCGACGCTCGCCTGCCGGGTGTTCACCCATGTCGATGCGCCGAACGAGGTGTTCGACACCTATGGGCGGATGGTCGGCGATATCGAGGTAACGGTTGCGAACAAGACGGTCGACATCAACCGCTGGCTCGTCGAGCAGGGCTTTGCCTATCCGACGTTCTACTCTTCGATGAACGACGACGAGATCAAGGCCTTCCTTGCACTGACCAAGACCGCGCGCACGAAGAAGCTGCCGGTCTGGAAGCACCTCGCCAAAACCATTCCCGCCTTCGACTTCGACCTGCGCGAGCCCAAGAAAAACGAGACCGACGTGCTCGCGACCGACAAGGGCCCGGTGATTCTGCCAAAGCTCTTCCGCCGCTATACCAACTGGTCGGCGCGCAAGAAGGCGAAGATCACGAGCCAGAACTTCCAGAAGTTTTTGGGCGAAGGCTCCGGCGGCAAGCCTGACACCTGCTACGAGATCGACGACTTCCTGACGAACGGCGTGCACTCGGCGACGCCAAGGAATTTCGCGGAGTTCGTGGAGGGCGGGAAGACGATCAAGTTTCAGCCGGATGGGCTGGTGTTCGGGGAAGCGCCGTCGACGCTGGTGGGGGCGGATGGGAAGGTGATTACGGGGTTTTGA
- a CDS encoding OpgC domain-containing protein, translated as MIIRDQAALLAPVERDLRLDLFRGIGLWMIFLDHIPHDVVAWLTLRNYGFSDAAEFFVFISGYLVGWIYGPIVAGGWFLAALKRLWRRAAEMYVAHIMLFLLFTAQIARTARRFDNPMYEHEFNVFNFLAHPDELIGQAIVLKYKPVNLDVLPLYITLVFASPFIVWCLVRRPNLTLAASVVLYVVSRWFDWNVASYPPGTTWYFNPFCWQLMFVFAAWCGIGQIDKIGQWVWSRAAMALAAAWLVFALLIVMTWHVHALEVMIPKWMIKAIYPIDKTDLDMLRFTHFLALAIWVTHFVSRKWKALHTVWLRPVILCGQHSLPIFCLGVFLSFSAHWILTQYTKGVWEQLAVSLLGIVIMIGAAWLLDRAERVPNLFVKVTDVDEPGTAVERAPAANASR; from the coding sequence ATGATCATACGGGACCAGGCAGCACTGTTGGCGCCGGTCGAGCGCGATTTGCGGCTCGATCTCTTCCGCGGCATCGGCCTGTGGATGATCTTCCTCGATCACATCCCGCACGACGTCGTGGCCTGGCTGACGCTGCGCAATTACGGCTTCAGCGATGCCGCCGAGTTCTTCGTCTTCATCTCCGGTTATCTGGTCGGCTGGATCTACGGGCCGATCGTCGCCGGCGGCTGGTTCCTCGCCGCGCTGAAGCGGCTGTGGCGCCGGGCGGCGGAAATGTATGTCGCCCACATCATGCTGTTCCTGCTGTTCACGGCGCAGATCGCCCGCACCGCGCGCCGCTTTGACAATCCGATGTACGAGCACGAGTTCAACGTCTTCAATTTCCTGGCGCATCCGGACGAGCTGATCGGGCAGGCGATCGTGCTGAAATACAAGCCGGTCAATCTCGACGTGCTGCCGCTCTACATCACGCTGGTGTTCGCCTCGCCCTTCATCGTCTGGTGCCTGGTGCGCCGGCCGAACCTGACGCTCGCGGCATCCGTGGTGCTCTACGTGGTGTCGCGCTGGTTCGACTGGAACGTCGCCTCCTATCCGCCCGGCACCACCTGGTATTTCAACCCGTTCTGCTGGCAGCTGATGTTCGTGTTCGCCGCCTGGTGCGGCATCGGCCAGATCGACAAGATCGGCCAATGGGTGTGGTCGAGGGCGGCGATGGCGCTGGCCGCGGCCTGGCTGGTTTTTGCGCTCCTGATCGTGATGACCTGGCACGTCCACGCGCTCGAGGTCATGATCCCGAAATGGATGATCAAGGCGATCTACCCGATCGACAAGACCGACCTCGACATGCTGCGCTTCACGCATTTCCTGGCGCTGGCGATCTGGGTGACGCATTTCGTCTCGCGCAAATGGAAGGCGCTGCATACGGTGTGGCTGCGTCCCGTCATCCTCTGCGGCCAGCACTCGCTGCCGATCTTCTGCCTAGGCGTCTTCCTGTCGTTCTCCGCGCACTGGATTTTGACGCAATACACCAAGGGCGTCTGGGAGCAGCTCGCGGTCTCGCTCCTCGGCATCGTCATCATGATCGGCGCCGCCTGGCTGCTCGATCGTGCCGAGCGGGTGCCGAACCTGTTCGTGAAAGTGACCGACGTCGATGAACCCGGGACCGCCGTCGAGCGCGCACCGGCCGCCAATGCGAGCCGCTGA
- a CDS encoding DUF2059 domain-containing protein, with protein sequence MSRRLSMIAGILLLLVCSASAETPSPEAMATARKLVVTLKIADQYRALLPQLLLKQRPVVAQDRPEIERDYDAMTAPGAEIYAPFFTSMVDQIAAVYATSFTLDELRQIEAFYAQPAGQKLLAQADGLAQATAQIAQDASQKAADQLKQRLIEALRQKGHKL encoded by the coding sequence ATGTCCAGACGTCTGTCGATGATCGCCGGCATTCTCCTGCTCCTCGTCTGCAGCGCGTCCGCCGAGACGCCGTCGCCGGAGGCGATGGCTACAGCGCGCAAGCTGGTTGTCACGCTGAAGATCGCCGATCAATATCGTGCACTGCTGCCGCAGTTGCTGCTCAAGCAGCGGCCGGTGGTGGCGCAGGACAGGCCGGAGATCGAGCGCGACTATGACGCGATGACGGCGCCCGGCGCCGAGATCTACGCGCCGTTCTTCACGTCGATGGTCGATCAGATCGCCGCCGTCTACGCCACAAGCTTTACCCTGGACGAGCTGCGCCAGATCGAGGCGTTCTACGCCCAGCCGGCCGGACAGAAGCTCCTGGCGCAGGCGGATGGGCTGGCGCAGGCGACCGCGCAGATCGCCCAGGACGCCAGCCAGAAGGCAGCCGACCAACTGAAGCAGCGCCTGATCGAGGCGCTGCGCCAGAAGGGGCACAAGCTGTAG
- a CDS encoding sugar ABC transporter ATP-binding protein encodes MSDIALSLRKATKLYAGVPAIDGVDFDLRRGEIHALVGENGAGKSTLTKVMAGVVMLTSGTMTVDGADVAPKTPLEARNLGIAMVFQENSLVPTMTVAQNLFLGQEKFYNRLRGIYIAAQQFLQSLNFDVTPTATVSGLGAAKKQMVEIARAVLHRAKVIIFDEPTASLTPEEKKYFFDLVRDLKKRGVSIVFISHALEEALLLADRITVLRDGKHVVTDDVARFDRAAIVQAMVGRDLSNTLYGARKNSVRPAGARVLTVQNLKMAPMVKNNSLSVFAGQITGVFGLVGAGRTETFKIVAGVLKRDFFHGGEILLHDQPVRYRVPAPAVKAGIAYVTEDRKVEGFFETSSIARNIYLGLLSKFPRGRMMLSRRETDAVGRTWIEKLKVRAIGDHGKVVELSGGNQQKVVIAKSLVQEPDLIIFDEPTRGVDVGAIVEIHELINRLADEGKAVVVISSYLPEIMALSDRILVSRQGKVVEEFSALEATEEKIMYAAIH; translated from the coding sequence ATGAGCGACATCGCACTCTCGCTGCGCAAGGCGACAAAGCTCTATGCCGGCGTGCCCGCCATCGACGGGGTCGACTTCGACCTCCGCCGCGGGGAGATCCACGCATTGGTCGGCGAGAACGGCGCCGGCAAGTCAACCCTCACCAAGGTGATGGCGGGCGTGGTGATGCTGACGTCGGGGACCATGACGGTCGATGGCGCCGATGTCGCACCGAAGACGCCGCTGGAGGCACGCAATCTCGGTATCGCCATGGTGTTCCAGGAGAACAGCCTGGTGCCGACCATGACGGTCGCGCAAAACCTGTTTCTCGGGCAGGAGAAGTTCTATAACCGCCTGCGCGGCATCTACATCGCCGCGCAGCAGTTTTTGCAATCGCTCAATTTCGACGTCACGCCGACCGCCACCGTCAGCGGCCTTGGCGCGGCCAAGAAGCAGATGGTCGAGATCGCGCGCGCGGTCCTGCACCGCGCCAAGGTCATCATCTTCGACGAGCCGACGGCATCGCTGACGCCGGAAGAGAAGAAGTACTTCTTCGACCTCGTCCGCGACCTCAAGAAGCGCGGCGTCTCGATCGTCTTCATCTCGCACGCCCTGGAGGAGGCCCTGCTGCTCGCCGACCGCATCACCGTGCTGCGCGACGGCAAACATGTGGTGACCGACGATGTCGCCAGGTTCGACCGTGCCGCGATCGTGCAGGCCATGGTCGGACGCGATCTCTCCAACACACTCTATGGCGCGCGGAAGAACAGCGTGCGGCCGGCTGGCGCGCGCGTGCTCACGGTGCAGAATTTGAAGATGGCGCCGATGGTGAAGAACAATTCGCTGTCGGTGTTCGCGGGGCAGATCACCGGCGTGTTCGGCCTCGTCGGCGCGGGCCGCACTGAAACCTTCAAGATCGTCGCCGGCGTGCTCAAGCGCGACTTCTTCCATGGCGGCGAGATCCTGCTGCACGACCAGCCGGTGCGCTACCGGGTGCCGGCACCGGCGGTCAAGGCCGGCATCGCCTATGTCACGGAGGACCGCAAGGTCGAGGGCTTCTTCGAAACGTCCTCGATCGCGCGCAACATTTATCTCGGCCTGCTGTCGAAGTTTCCACGAGGCCGCATGATGCTGTCGCGGCGGGAAACTGACGCAGTCGGCAGGACCTGGATCGAGAAGCTCAAGGTTCGCGCCATCGGCGACCACGGCAAGGTGGTCGAGCTGTCCGGCGGCAATCAACAGAAGGTCGTGATCGCAAAATCGCTGGTGCAGGAGCCCGACCTGATCATCTTCGACGAGCCGACCCGCGGCGTTGACGTCGGCGCCATCGTCGAGATCCACGAGCTGATCAACCGGCTTGCCGACGAAGGCAAGGCGGTCGTGGTCATCTCATCCTATTTGCCCGAGATCATGGCGCTCTCCGACCGCATCCTGGTTTCACGCCAAGGCAAGGTCGTGGAAGAGTTTTCGGCGCTGGAGGCGACGGAGGAGAAGATCATGTATGCGGCGATCCACTAA